GAAAAAAGGCAGACGAAATAGCTAGCCCTTTCAACTGGTCActttcgttcgttcgttcgttcgttcattcctATAAGCCTGACTAAAatttactttgctgttttgtCTTCTTTGTGGGTATCAACAATCTGAACTGGAATGTGCAAAGTGAATTCAAGACATCCGCAGACAGAAGACTGCTTTaccattaaataatttaaaacgaaatataaatattccacagtgggtggggggggatgaAACGCCACATCATCCTCCGTCACCTTTACCTCTTAGCTGCTATTTTAGACAAGCAGAAGAATGTGCTTTGAGGGTCATACTCCGTTATGACATACAAGGAGATGGGACAGATGAGAACTGGCGAACGAAACAGCACAATCGCCGTCAACTTCCCAAGACACGGGTTTTATGCCCACATACATGATCACGGGCCATTTGTGCAAGGGTGGTAAAGCCAAACAcgtcatttatttacattatttataaaataaggCAGAGTCATACAAGAGAACGCTGACAGTAATTCTTTCAGTTGGCCTGTGCATTGATATTCTATGGCCCAGTATAAGGaaacacctaaaaaaaaaataaaaatcaaagcagtgatttgtaaCTTGACAACTGAGATGTTACTTAAGGaaactcagacacacacatttgcatattATCTGTCTGCAGAAGGCAATAGAGCAATATGGTCAGTGTGCTTATGGATAGATACTGTGACAGTGgtgggtgggggcgggggggtagCTGTAACAAAAATCACGTGTCACTCGTTCCAATTTGTCTCTCAATTTAAgtccttttttccaaagctgctCTCATCTAGTTCAGTTGCATTTCAGTTAGTTGGAATCGCAATGATGGCAGGTGAGAACTGATCAACGTACGGAATAGGATCTTTCACACCTTTTTGATATTACGAATTAAATCCATGTTGAAGAATTAGACACTACACCATTAGgcaataaattattgtaaatgtatCAATATTGAGCGCCTCCCTAAAGCATCTTCCAACAATCACGATGCAAAGTGTCACTCATAAGCACTGGGTGTTGGGCTTGCTGAGGGAGAACAAAGTGGGAGAAGCACAGACAAGATACTTGGGAAAAGAGGAAAGGTCAGGGGTCTCAAGCCACTATAAAACACAGCATCTTTCGCGGATCCTCCGAAACAAGCTTTTGCTATTCTTTCCATTCTCTTTGCTCTCTTCCACCTTCCTCGCGCGAACCTCTCTCATTAGGTCAAAGAACACCTGCACGGAAGACGAAAACCCTTTTAGAAATAACATGttatcatgattttttttttaaaaaaaaaaaaaaaaaaaaaaaaaaaacatcactaaataaaattataaaacagcaagactttcaccttttttttaaaaaaaaaaaaaaacatagctttAAGAATTTTTGAAGAATATTACATGGCAGTTTATCAACatatcagacatttttttttaaaaaatgaaacgttaataatttaaaaaaaaaaatcctcatggTGCTCTGGTTTAGTCCCATAGtgcaaagacgtgtttcaggtgaactggtgagtAAAATTTCCCACAGCGTGTATGTGTGAGTCTGCACgacattgctctgctgctgtatagatgggtgaatgaccgtacagatgggtgaatgacCGTACAGAGAGTCTATCTAACATAGTAAATCACCCTGAATAAGGGTATCAGATAAATACTAATGAATAATCAGCACATGTTGCGTGGGAGAAAAACTcctgctaaacaaacaaatgtgaatactgtttaaaaaaaaattatcaatatTTCAGATTatcaaatttaaattcaaagcaaatgaaaatgataaaattttcaACAATAGAAATGTTAACATGGAGATAAAACCCCCTCCACCTTAATTTTTTCCCaacaaaaaaggaatttaaatattaactggggagaaaaaaaaaaaaaaaaaacactattattttcactctgATGGCAAAGAACTCCTTAAAAACTACATATGAATGTTGCCCAGAGTAAGTAAATGCAGCAATGATGCATTATGGACATATCCTATATGTGTTATTACTGTTTAACATGAACTactcccttttcttttttggcatTTGCTGGAGATCCTGCACCTAATGTATGACTATATGTGTGaagcttttgattttttttttttttttttttttaaaaaaaaactggaataaataaaacggACAGATGTAACGCGGCATGCTTGTACCGCTCTTGTTTACCTTGTCAACATTGGCACGTGTCTTGGCAGAAGTTTCCACATAGGTGATGCCCCACCGCTCGCCCCGGGACTTTGCCTCTTCAAAGCTCACCTGCCGACGGTCCTCCAGGTCCGACTTGTTCCCCACCAAGAGGAACGGCACATTCTCATCCTCCTTCACCCGAAGGATCTGCTCCCTGTGCGACCATAATCCGACAGGTGCACAGGTTCAGCAATTTGTATGATGAGACAAATTTATAAGCATCGGACACAGGGCAGCTCATCCAGTCATGGTCaggaatttcattttcagttgtgtggCCCATTCGTACCTCTTCCCAGATCCAATTTTACTTTTAACAGCCTGATTGCTTTTATTCAATTTTGACCACTCCCTATATTTTACGACTAAAGCACTTAGGAATTTAATTACatcatcatttgtttttaaagccaaTTTATTTGTAAATCCCAGGTCATTCTTACCACTAACTCAAAATCACTAAAAGCCACATAATACAGCTGTCCCTCAATTTATACACTGGTTAGGTTCTTTAAAAACCCCCTGACaaaaattatcatcatcattattattaacgtCAACATTCAAGTTAATTCTAaatttctgggggaaaaattatctccacaacctcctagTCAATCCCAAAAATTGACAGATTCATCCCATAAGCATGAGATCAATATTTGTCAGCTTCTGGTCGCTTTCAGCATTATCATCAGCACAATAAAACAGTCAATATATCCCTTGACTTATTAACCGATTAGGTTTTCTAGAAGTCTTGGATGATGCTATTGcgtatattaaaaaatatattctgaCCTTTTTATTCGAAGACTTATTAATTCAAACTACATTCCAGctattttaaaaagactttcTCGACAAATTCCTATGTACTGCTGATGGTTGACCAATTTACTCTGAAAACATGTTACGTGTTCATCTGGTTTTTGATGAAAGACACCGACAAACATCAAGCACAAGCTCTGAGCGCTGCGGATGTGAGCTGAATGAGGTCTACCCCAAACTCCTGCACCGTTTGGATGCCAAGTGCAGAACTGCAGGTCACATTCACTGCACgtcacagatttatttttaattgcatcttTAAGAATTTGCAACTCAACGCATATAACACGAGGAGCCGGCGTAGCGAATATTTAAGCTGATGTTGCCGCGAATAGACGTTACCGATTTCATTACATACTTTACGCTGAGGCTTACGCAGAGACCACGAAACAAATCTCAGCTCTTGAGAAGTCTTATACATTATGATCCATGCTGCTACTCAAAGTGGACTCTATGAGAATGCATATGAGCTCTTAGATCATTTACAGAATGGCTATATCATGTTGCACACATAACATATTGCACAAGCGAAAAagagagatgatgatgatgatgatgggcagCTCTTGTTGAAAGCTGACCCTcaggatgctttttttttggtactgtTAAGCAAGAACTGCCAATACCTACTCAGATTAATACATGGAAATTCTGCATCTTTCTTGTATTCAGTAGCAGCACAATCAAACCACTCCTTGCAACCAAGGACCAGTCTCCAgttctcttccttttctttcctaCCATCCGCCACCTGCTTTTCACCCATCTTTCCCCATTCGCTCTCCTTCTCCCCCTCTTCACCTGAAGTCCGCGGTGGCAGCAAACGACTCGGGTTCGGTGATGGAGAAGACGCAGAGGAAGCCCTCTCCGCTGCGGAAATAATTGTCCCGAATGGCTGCGTAGTCCTCCTGGCCAGCTGTGTCCAGGATGTCGATCTGGACCTCCTCCCCATCCAGGACCACCTTCTTCCTGTAGCTATCTGCTTTGGTTGGTTCATAATCCTCCACAAACTGAAAAAGTCGTGTTACCGGCAGCATGAGAAAGCGTAATGTGAATTACAGTTTTGAGTTCTACACTTCTTATCGTTATTCACCACTTTACAATTAGGATatttatgatttacatttaaaggggggggcgtggtggcgcagtgggttggaccgggtcctgctctccagtggatctggggttcaagtcccgcttggggtatgttgtggcggactggtgtcccgtcctgggcgtgtcccctccagccttgcgccctgtgttgctgggttaggctctgactcgacgcgaccctgctcaggacaagcggtttcagccaatgtgtgtgtgtgtgtgtgtgtgtgtgtgtgtgtgatttagccCCGTGCTAAACAAAAGCAGAGCCATACCATGATGCAGCTACTTTTCTAATGCTCTCAGGATAGAGCAATTACAACTAGACTAATACATATACACTCAGTCCTTATATACTGAtgggtggcacggcgagtagtgTTGCAGTTTTgtagcacttgggtggtgcaagtagacgtgggttcgatccccgcgaagtctgtgtggagtttgcatgttctcctgtgtctgtgtgggtttcctccgggtgctctggtttcctcccacagtccaaagatatgctatccaagttcacccatagtgtgtgagtgacagagggggtgtgttccactgatgtatgtatggatgagtgacccagtgtaagtagcgtatctagcagtgtaagtcaccatggtgaataaggtgtgtgggctgataacactacacagagttcattggaagttgctttggagaaaagtatctgctaaataaataaatgtagacaagGTACAGAGAAAACCTGTTGCAGCAGCATATGAAAACATACACAGGTTTCTGTCATATGACAAAGTTGCCTTTTACAAGAATTCTGGGTTACAAGCAAATGCAGTTTGTGTCCTTATCTACAAGAAACGCCTAAGAAGAATAGATGTTTTGATTCAAAACGTGAAGGCAAGCAAACCCCGACATGGGGCACATGTTCTGCGGCTCAGATGTCAATACCCCCGTCAGCATCTCATAACTCCATCATGATTTCAACAATTATATCTAACAGAACCAACTTGCTGCAAAGGGCAACACCTCTCGGAGCACAAAAATGAGTTTATGTAGCGAAGCTGGACTGAGGCTCGGGATGGAAGGACGGTTGGGGCAAAGGAAGAGAACACAAAGCAACCGCAAAAGAAAGGGTCTCACCTCGTCATACATGAACTGCAGTGTGAGGGCAGACTTGCCCACCCCTCCACTCCCCACCATTATCACCTTGTGTAGGGCCAGTGAATTCTGCCCCTTGGGCTTGCTGGCTGCCATagcccacacacactgagggagGGTGTCCAGAAGATTCCGGAAGGGTGTGAGCTGTCCTAGCAGGACCAGCCAATGGATTCTGAAGGTCCACAGGGCActaagttaaaaagaaaaattgttgtGTTCAGTCAAGGTACCATCATCTTAGCTATTTTCTACACCACCCCGCCGACAAAAAACCCTTAAACTTGTTGTCCAATTAACAAAACAGCTGAAGTCACAATACAGGCATGGATCAAGTATTATTAGCTAGTATTTAAGTGACATACTTGCCCAAGGAGACTTATAGTGTTAGACTGCCTTTAACGTCCTACTCACTTATTCAGCAGAGCAATgtcaaacacatacaaacacacacactaggggctACTTAGTCACCCATTCACCGGAAACATGTTTTCGTagtgtgtgtggaa
Above is a genomic segment from Scleropages formosus chromosome 5, fSclFor1.1, whole genome shotgun sequence containing:
- the LOC108942425 gene encoding ras-related protein Ral-A-like, whose translation is MAASKPKGQNSLALHKVIMVGSGGVGKSALTLQFMYDEFVEDYEPTKADSYRKKVVLDGEEVQIDILDTAGQEDYAAIRDNYFRSGEGFLCVFSITEPESFAATADFREQILRVKEDENVPFLLVGNKSDLEDRRQVSFEEAKSRGERWGITYVETSAKTRANVDKVFFDLMREVRARKVEESKENGKNSKSLFRRIRERCCVL